A genomic region of Pelodiscus sinensis isolate JC-2024 chromosome 1, ASM4963464v1, whole genome shotgun sequence contains the following coding sequences:
- the TENT5C gene encoding terminal nucleotidyltransferase 5C: MAGKGSNTDCMSCSVLSWEQVSRLHEVLTDVVPIHGRGNFPTLKITLKDIVQTVRSRLDEAGIQVHDVRLNGSAAGHVLVKDNGLGCKDLDLIFQVSLPRETEFQLVRDVVLRSLLNFLPEGVSKLKISPMTLKEAYIQKLVKVCTEMDRWSLISLSNKHGRNVELKFVDRIRRQFEFSVDSFQIILDSLLFYYDCSENPMSEHFHPTVIGESMYGDFEAAFDHLRNRLIATKNPEEIRGGGLLKYSNLLVRDFRPTDKEEIKTLERYMCSRFFIDFPDILDQQRKLETYLQNHFSKEERSKYDYLMILRKVVNESTVCLMGHERRQTLNLISLLAFRVLAEQNIIPDATNVTCYYQPAPYVSDGNFSNYYISNAPIPYSQSYPTWLPCN; encoded by the coding sequence ATGGCAGGCAAAGGAAGTAATACTGATTGCATGTCATGCAGTGTACTGAGTTGGGAGCAGGTCAGCCGTCTGCATGAAGTTCTGACAGATGTGGTTCCAATCCATGGACGGGGCAACTTCCCAACACTGAAGATAACCCTGAAGGACATTGTTCAAACTGTGCGCAGCCGACTGGATGAGGCAGGCATCCAAGTACACGATGTGCGGCTGAATGGCTCTGCAGCTGGTCATGTCTTGGTCAAGGATAATGGGCTGGGTTGCAAAGATCTGGACCTAATTTTTCAAGTGTCCCTTCCAAGAGAGACAGAATTTCAGCTGGTCCGAGATGTAGTGTTGCGGTCCCTTTTAAACTTCTTGCCAGAGGGGGTGAGCAAACTAAAAATCAGCCCAATGACTCTGAAGGAAGCCTACATCCAAAAGCTAGTGAAAGTTTGCACAGAGATGGACCGATGGAGCTTAATATCACTCTCCAACAAACATGGCAGGAATGTAGAGCTAAAATTTGTAGATCGCATACGACGACAGTTTGAGTTCAGTGTGGACTCTTTCCAAATAATACTAGACTCCTTGCTGTTttactatgattgctctgaaaaTCCTATGTCAGAGCACTTCCATCCAACTGTGATTGGAGAGAGCATGTATGGAGACTTTGAGGCAGCCTTTGATCACCTCCGAAATAGACTGATAGCTACTAAGAACCCTGAGGAGATCCGAGGTGGTGGGCTGCTGAAATATAGTAACCTCTTAGTGCGGGATTTCAGGCCCACGGACAAAGAGGAGATCAAAACTCTAGAGCGCTACATGTGCTCCCGGTTCTTCATAGACTTTCCTGACATTCTGGATCAGCAGCGCAAACTCGAGACTTACCTCCAGAACCACTTCTCCAAAGAGGAGAGGAGCAAATATGACTATCTCATGATCTTGCGCAAGGTAGTAAATGAGAGCACAGTGTGCCTCATGGGACACGAGCGGAGACAGACTCTCAACCTGATCTCACTGCTAGCATTTAGAGTACTGGCAGAACAAAACATCATACCTGATGCCACTAATGTTACCTGTTACTATCAGCCAGCACCCTATGTCAGTGATGGCAACTTCAGCAACTACTACATTTCAAATGCTCCCATCCCCTATAGCCAGTCTTATCCCACCTGGCTGCCGTGTAACTAA